The following proteins come from a genomic window of Vigna radiata var. radiata cultivar VC1973A unplaced genomic scaffold, Vradiata_ver6 scaffold_337, whole genome shotgun sequence:
- the LOC106778428 gene encoding receptor-like protein 12 has translation MASPYDSGSPSHTAIAPSSQRHNTATTPPQNPQIGTNDQLAQPTKQRHRTYDPTHKSPSMDQSRISVRLKNSSESECIERERQALLSFKEDLIDNFGMLSTWTNNTDCCKWKHIQCNSHTTHVELLDLHGNYPYTPYLTGAINVTSLIHFPFIQHLDLSRNYFALSYIPESMGFFTNLRYLDLSRSGFAGRIPSTLGNLLQLRYLDLGKNVLWGKIPIEIGNLKHLQYLDLGLFYISGKIPFQIGNLRKLQHLSLGSNIPLYGWKKPNYISKSLSGAIPFRIGNLPFLHTLRLVGNFDVQAKDAQWLSTLHSLTILELSSLHSLVVTNYRLHLQELYLSHNNITLSSSLCPNFPSLEILDLSYNNLASSFRANFNISSKLQELYLENCSLMDGNFLLSSTSTMNSFSSLLFLDLSNNLLKSSPMFYWLFNFTTNLHFIDLDGNLLEGPIPDEFGKALNSLEYLLVYNNKLQGKIPSFFGSMCKLQILDLSNNKLSGEFPIFTQNSTWCSRHIFRELNLSYNQISGRIPERINLLSELEILSLQGNSLEGDVTESHLSNFSKLFFLDLSHNSLSVKFGSSWVPPFQLHFLLLASCNVGPSFPSWIQTQNSLIQLDISDNGLNDVVPDSFWTKLRILYTLNMSHNNIIGSIPNMKLKLSFRPYINLNSNRFEGKVPFFLLQASELLLSANKFSDLFSVLCGNVTTTNLATLDLSNNEIKEQLPDFWKYVHRLLFLDLSNNQLLGKIPISIGTLMKLEVLDLRNNSLMGELPSSLKNCNNLIMMDVSENMLSGRIPSWVGESIQQLIILIMRGNHFSGNLPFHICYLKRIQLLDLSKNKFSEGIPTCLNKFKALSEENIDRTEIESRIHWYNTTYYENYGVYTDGSYALQVIWMWKGVDRSFIHPELILQSIDLSGNNLTGEIPKEITYMHGLVSLNLSRNNLSGEIPSDIGNLRSLDSLDLSRNHLSGKIPPSLSKIDRLALLELSNNHLSGRIPWGRQLQTFDASSFDGNVDLCGEPLEKSCPRDKTVTKSNGAEVDDKEDNSVLYEALYMSLGIEFFTGFWGLLGSLLLWQPWRIAYLRLMNRLIDYLLLMVALNIVKCQR, from the exons ATGGCCTCGCCCTATGACAGTGGAAGCCCTAGTCACACTGCCATAGCACCGTCGTCACAACGACACAACACCGCCACAACACCGCCACAGAACCCCCAAATCGGTACAAATGACCAACTAGCACAACCCACAAAGCAGCGTCACCGAACCTATGACCCAACCCACAAATCGCCGTCAATGGACCAATCAA GGATTAGTGTGAGATTGAAAAACTCAAGTGAAAGTGAGTGCATAGAGAGGGAGAGGCAAGCACTCCTCAGCTTCAAAGAAGATCTCATAGATAACTTTGGAATGCTCTCCACTTGGACCAATAATACTGATTGCTGCAAATGGAAACACATTCAATGCAATAGTCATACTACTCATGTGGAACTACTTGATCTTCATGGAAACTACCCCTATACACCGTATTTGACAGGTGCAATCAATGTCACTTCATTGATTCACTTTCCATTTATTCAACATCTAGATCTCAGCCGTAATTATTTTGCACTGAGTTACATCCCAGAGTCAATGGGCTTCTTCACCAACCTAAGATATCTCGATCTCTCTCGTTCTGGTTTTGCGGGTAGGATTCCTTCGACACTTGGAAATCTCTTACAACTACGCTATCTAGATCTTGGGAAAAATGTTCTTTGGGGAAAAATTCCCATTGAGATAGGGAATCTGAAACACTTACAGTATCTTGATCTTGGACTATTCTATATTTCCGGAAAAATCCCATTTCAAATTGGAAATCTCAGAAAGCTACAACATCTGAGTCTAGGAAGTAATATTCCTCTGTATGGATGGAAAAAgccaaattatatttcaaaatccCTTTCTGGAGCAATCCCTTTTCGCATAGGGAATCTTCCATTCTTGCATACTCTCCGACTGGTTGGCAATTTTGACGTACAAGCTAAAGATGCACAATGGCTATCTACTCTCCATTCTTTAACCATTCTTGAGCTGAGTTCATTGCATAGTCTAGTGGTTACAAACTATCG CCTTCATCTTCAAGAGCTTTATCTTTCTCACAATAATATAACCTTGTCATCTTCTCTGTGTCCAAATTTTCCATCTCTTGAGATCCTCGATCTCTCTTACAATAATCTTGCATCATCGTTTCGAGCTAATTTTAATATCAGCTCCAAACTACAAGAGCTTTATCTTGAAAATTGCAGTCTTATGGATGGAAATTTCCTTCTTTCATCTACTTCTACAATGAATTCTTTCTCCTCACTTCTCTTCCTTGATCTCTCCAATAACTTGCTAAAATCATCTCCAATGTTTTACTGGCTTTTTAACTTCACCACCAATCTGCATTTCATTGACCTTGATGGTAACTTGTTAGAAGGTCCTATTCCAGATGAATTTGGGAAAGCGTTGAACTCTCTTGAATATCTTTTAGTCTACAATAACAAACTCCAAGGCAAGATTCCATCTTTCTTTGGGAGCATGtgcaaattacaaatattagacCTTTCAAATAACAAGTTAAGTGGTGAATTTCCGATCTTCACTCAAAATTCTACATGGTGCAGCAGACACATATTTCGGGAATTGAACTTATCTTATAACCAAATTTCTGGTAGGATACCCGAGAGAATCAATCTGCTATCTGAATTGGAAATTTTATCGTTGCAGGGGAATTCTTTAGAGGGTGATGTAACTGAATCTCATCTTTCtaatttttccaaattatttttcttagacTTGTCGCATAACTCATTATCTGTAAAATTTGGCTCTAGTTGGGTTCCTCCATTTCAATTACATTTCTTGCTTCTTGCATCCTGCAATGTAGGACCAAGTTTTCCTAGTTGGATCCAGACTCAAAATTCCTTAATCCAACTAGATATATCTGATAATGGGCTGAATGATGTCGTACCAGACTCGTTTTGGACCAAGTTGCGAATTCTGTACACTTTAAATATGTCTCACAATAATATCATTGGTTCAATTCCTAATATGAAATTGAAGCTTTCTTTCAGaccatatataaatttaaattcaaatagatttGAGGGAAAAGTTCCATTTTTTTTGCTACAAGCTTCCGAGTTGTTACTCTCAGCAAATAAATTTTCAGATTTATTTTCAGTCTTATGTGGAAACGTCACAACTACAAATTTGGCCACTTTAGATTtatcaaataatgaaataaaggaaCAACTTCCAGATTTTTGGAAATATGTACACCGATTGTTGTTTCTTGATTTAAGCAACAATCAATTGTTAGGGAAGATTCCTATCTCCATAGGAACCCTTATGAAATTGGAAGTTTTGGATTTACGAAACAATAGTTTAATGGGTGAATTGCCTTCGTCTTTGAAGAATTGcaacaatttaattatgatgGATGTGAGTGAGAATATGCTATCCGGTCGAATACCATCATGGGTTGGAGAAAGCATACAACAATTGATAATCTTGATCATGCGAGGGAATCACTTCTCTGGAAATCTTCCCTTTCATATATGTTATTTGAAGCGTATTCAATTGTTGGATCTTTCCAAGAATAAGTTTTCAGAAGGCATTCCAACGTGCTTGAACAAGTTTAAAGCATTGTCTGAAGAAAACATCGACAGAACTGAGATTGAGAGTCGTATTCATTGGTACAATACTacttattatgaaaattatggTGTTTACACTGATGGTTCTTATGCGCTTCAAGTAATATGGATGTGGAAAGGTGTGGATCGTAGCTTCATACATCCGGAATTGATTCTTCAGAGCATTGATCTCTCGGGTAATAATTTAACAGGTGAAATACCAAAAGAGATTACATACATGCACGGTTTAGTTTCTTTGAATTTATCAAGAAACAATTTAAGTGGAGAAATTCCTTCTGATATTGGGAATTTAAGGTCACTAGACTCCCTTGACCTATCAAGAAATCATTTGTCTGGAAAAATTCCTCCCAGTCTTTCCAAAATTGATCGTCTTGCATTGTTAGAATTATCAAACAACCATCTCAGTGGAAGAATCCCATGGGGAAGACAATTGCAAACCT